Proteins from a single region of Methanoculleus horonobensis:
- the truA gene encoding tRNA pseudouridine(38-40) synthase TruA — MNLAFRFSYFGDRFFGSQMQPDLPTVEGEFIGACRHLGLFEDWREACFATAGRTDRGVHARCQVCSFLTDKPELAIEALNRVLPADIWCTGWAEAPEGFHPRYSAVSRTYRYYFVAPGDVAAMHEAAQEFVGRHDFSAFARAGDRNPERRILASRVLIDGRFAVFEVTGESFLWNMVRCMATALGRVGRGEAEATEIARLLAGPAEQRVAAAPPEGLILWDIDYGIPFTPLSIDARSSRYLDDRHRYHVLMAEVSAHLTSDLR, encoded by the coding sequence ATGAACCTGGCGTTCCGCTTCTCGTATTTCGGCGACCGGTTCTTCGGTTCGCAGATGCAGCCCGATCTCCCCACCGTGGAGGGAGAGTTCATCGGGGCCTGCAGGCATCTCGGGCTCTTCGAAGACTGGAGGGAGGCCTGCTTCGCCACCGCCGGCCGCACCGACCGCGGGGTGCACGCCCGGTGCCAGGTCTGTTCCTTTTTGACCGATAAGCCGGAACTGGCTATCGAGGCGCTGAACAGGGTGCTCCCGGCGGACATCTGGTGTACCGGGTGGGCCGAGGCCCCGGAGGGGTTCCATCCACGGTATAGCGCCGTATCGAGGACATACCGCTACTACTTTGTTGCCCCCGGCGATGTCGCTGCCATGCACGAAGCGGCACAGGAGTTCGTCGGGCGGCACGACTTCTCGGCGTTCGCCCGTGCCGGCGACCGGAACCCCGAGCGGAGGATCCTCGCGTCACGGGTCTTGATCGACGGGCGGTTCGCCGTATTCGAGGTGACGGGCGAGAGTTTCCTCTGGAACATGGTCAGGTGCATGGCGACTGCGCTCGGACGGGTGGGAAGGGGCGAGGCTGAAGCCACCGAGATCGCACGGCTTCTTGCCGGGCCGGCGGAGCAGAGAGTCGCCGCGGCACCCCCCGAGGGGCTGATCCTCTGGGATATCGATTACGGGATTCCCTTCACACCGCTTTCGATCGACGCCAGAAGCAGCCGGTATCTGGACGACCGTCACCGTTACCACGTCCTCATGGCGGAGGTCTCCGCACACCTCACGTCGGATCTCCGGTAG
- a CDS encoding glycosyltransferase family 4 protein: MKQVCIVSQHFPPEKSGNASRIHDTAAHLAKLGIGVTVLAPHPTFPTGSFPRTWRRSDVQEVDGIRVVRLWTWQPGSGDPGFVSRMAYYLSFPIHAALWLLFTRNRFDAIMTSAPPLFTGIPGYVLKRTSRVKWILDIRDLWIDASIGLGFLREGSLYERLSRRFEQACLDRADLVGVTTEELGRRISSRYRVTAPMELMPNGVNTDFFYPANGGKKRQIIYAGNVGHAQDLDKVALAVKSMNGTYNLRFVIVGDGDTRESLEALVKAESLTDSVIFTGTLPREEIPRLISESLVGVAPLKRLANLEYAAPTKAYEYMACGIPFVGCGNGEIAHLAKESGAGVIAENTPEAIAATLSALLDNPEEMEEMGRRGREYVAERYDRRSVALKLKQCIERMTWTGV, encoded by the coding sequence ATGAAACAGGTATGCATCGTATCGCAACACTTTCCGCCGGAGAAATCGGGAAACGCATCACGCATCCACGACACCGCCGCGCACCTTGCAAAACTGGGTATCGGCGTGACCGTGCTTGCGCCGCACCCCACGTTCCCGACCGGCTCGTTCCCCCGCACCTGGAGACGCTCGGACGTGCAGGAGGTCGACGGGATCCGGGTCGTCCGCCTCTGGACATGGCAGCCGGGCTCCGGTGATCCGGGGTTTGTTAGCAGGATGGCCTACTACCTCTCCTTTCCCATCCACGCCGCACTCTGGCTCCTCTTCACCCGGAACCGGTTCGACGCAATCATGACGTCGGCGCCGCCGCTCTTCACCGGGATCCCGGGGTACGTCCTGAAACGGACATCACGGGTGAAGTGGATCCTCGATATCCGCGATCTCTGGATCGATGCATCGATCGGCCTCGGGTTCCTCAGAGAAGGAAGCCTCTACGAGAGGCTGAGCCGGAGGTTCGAGCAGGCCTGCCTTGACCGGGCGGATCTCGTCGGGGTCACGACGGAGGAGCTCGGGCGGAGGATCTCGTCGCGCTACCGGGTTACGGCGCCGATGGAACTGATGCCGAACGGCGTCAACACCGACTTCTTCTATCCCGCGAACGGCGGAAAGAAACGCCAGATCATCTACGCCGGAAACGTCGGGCACGCCCAGGATCTCGATAAGGTGGCCCTCGCCGTCAAGTCGATGAACGGCACCTACAACCTGAGGTTCGTCATCGTCGGCGACGGCGACACGCGGGAGAGCCTTGAAGCGCTGGTGAAGGCGGAGAGCCTGACCGACTCCGTCATCTTCACGGGCACCCTTCCGCGCGAGGAGATACCGCGGCTGATCTCCGAATCACTCGTGGGGGTTGCGCCCTTGAAGAGGCTCGCGAACCTTGAGTACGCCGCCCCCACCAAAGCCTACGAGTACATGGCCTGCGGGATACCCTTCGTCGGCTGCGGAAACGGTGAGATTGCCCATCTCGCGAAGGAATCGGGTGCGGGGGTCATCGCCGAGAACACGCCGGAAGCGATCGCCGCGACGCTTTCTGCGCTCCTCGACAACCCGGAGGAGATGGAGGAGATGGGCCGCCGGGGCAGGGAGTACGTCGCGGAACGCTACGACCGGCGATCGGTCGCCCTGAAACTGAAGCAGTGTATCGAGAGGATGACATGGACGGGCGTGTAA
- a CDS encoding glycosyltransferase family 2 protein: MYDKDPVRARPPAHLEGCFAEETTVPLPQYLDAERDRWIDRHIPRSVGQESAIDVPAVRCEVQEQVNPLRTPVAPGNRRVVNETTEGSAVVTRRPSRMRTLAAIPCLDEEVAIGSVVLRARQHVDEVLVIDDGCTDNTAKVARDAGATVISHGTQRGKGQGIKSALRYAVDHDYDCLVFMDGDGQHDPGEIPLLIEQIRADTADLVIGFRTFDQMPFYRRFGRAVLDVVSSNGSSITDSQCGFRALNRKSMESMLGTLRMDDFSTESEMLQIAQERRLRIGETPINCKYGDFDTSTKNPLSHGMEVLGSIFWLTVERKPLLHIGLPGLAAMLAGIFFFLQFLRGFSETGLVPIEQGMLASIFLIPGTVALMLGLALALVARVRK, from the coding sequence ATGTACGACAAGGATCCGGTTCGGGCGAGGCCACCCGCTCACCTCGAGGGGTGTTTCGCCGAAGAAACAACTGTGCCGTTGCCGCAGTACTTAGATGCAGAGAGAGACAGATGGATCGACCGACATATCCCCCGGAGCGTCGGGCAGGAGAGCGCGATAGACGTCCCGGCCGTCCGCTGTGAGGTTCAGGAGCAGGTCAACCCCCTGAGGACGCCCGTGGCCCCGGGGAACCGGCGAGTGGTGAACGAGACCACCGAGGGTTCCGCCGTTGTGACCCGGCGGCCGAGCAGGATGCGGACGCTTGCGGCTATCCCCTGTCTCGACGAAGAGGTCGCGATCGGCTCCGTCGTCCTCCGGGCCCGGCAGCACGTCGACGAAGTCCTGGTGATAGATGACGGGTGCACGGACAACACCGCAAAGGTTGCCCGGGATGCAGGGGCAACCGTCATCTCGCACGGAACCCAGAGGGGGAAGGGACAGGGGATCAAGAGCGCTCTACGGTATGCTGTCGATCACGACTACGACTGCCTGGTCTTCATGGACGGCGACGGCCAGCACGACCCCGGGGAGATACCCCTCCTGATCGAGCAGATCCGCGCCGATACCGCCGATCTCGTCATCGGCTTTAGAACCTTCGACCAGATGCCGTTTTACCGGCGGTTCGGCCGGGCGGTACTCGATGTCGTCTCCAGTAACGGAAGTTCGATAACCGACTCGCAGTGCGGCTTCCGGGCACTGAACAGAAAGAGCATGGAATCGATGCTCGGAACGCTTCGGATGGACGATTTCTCGACGGAGTCGGAGATGCTCCAGATCGCCCAGGAGAGACGCTTGCGTATCGGGGAGACACCGATAAACTGCAAATACGGTGATTTCGATACATCCACAAAGAACCCCCTCTCTCATGGAATGGAGGTGCTCGGCTCGATATTCTGGCTTACCGTGGAGAGAAAACCACTTCTCCACATAGGTCTGCCCGGGCTTGCCGCGATGCTTGCCGGGATCTTTTTCTTCCTCCAGTTCCTCCGGGGATTCAGCGAGACCGGTCTCGTTCCGATCGAACAGGGCATGCTTGCATCGATCTTCCTGATCCCGGGGACCGTCGCACTCATGCTGGGCCTGGCGCTTGCCCTCGTTGCAAGGGTGCGGAAGTGA
- the wecB gene encoding non-hydrolyzing UDP-N-acetylglucosamine 2-epimerase, which translates to MIGVILGTRPEIIKMSPVIRECERRGIDYFLLHTGQHYSYEMDRLFFEELELPEPNYSLDVGSGTHAGQTAKIMTGVEDVLVKEAPDVVLVQGDTNTVMAAALAASKLHTRVGHIEAGLRSFNRWMPEEINRVLTDHISDYLFAPTESARENLLHEGIAERKICVTGNTVVDAVYQNLGIAQKKSNVLKELDLEPREYFLVTAHRQENVDNRTRLKEILKGLEGVQKEFSLPVVFPVHPRTEKRIKELGIGVDGLNLTKPFGFLEFLQLESQARLVLTDSGGVQEEACVLGVPCATMRYDTERPETLDVGSNVLVGADSRKILEAVRSLESWKCGWKNPYGDGIAGKMIIMVCAAARSQ; encoded by the coding sequence ATGATTGGAGTGATACTCGGCACGCGGCCGGAGATCATCAAGATGTCCCCCGTCATCAGGGAGTGCGAACGCAGAGGTATTGACTACTTCCTCCTTCATACCGGGCAGCACTACTCCTACGAGATGGATCGGCTCTTCTTCGAGGAACTCGAACTCCCCGAACCGAACTACAGCCTCGACGTGGGTTCCGGCACCCACGCTGGCCAGACGGCGAAGATCATGACCGGTGTCGAGGACGTCCTGGTAAAGGAGGCTCCCGACGTCGTTCTGGTGCAGGGGGACACGAACACCGTCATGGCCGCGGCTCTCGCGGCATCGAAGTTGCACACGAGGGTGGGGCATATCGAGGCAGGGCTCCGGAGTTTCAACCGCTGGATGCCGGAAGAGATCAACCGGGTGCTCACCGACCATATCTCGGATTACCTCTTCGCCCCGACGGAGAGCGCGAGAGAGAACCTTCTCCATGAGGGGATCGCCGAGCGGAAGATCTGCGTGACCGGTAACACCGTCGTCGATGCGGTATACCAGAACCTCGGCATAGCCCAGAAGAAGAGCAACGTGCTGAAAGAACTCGACCTCGAGCCCCGTGAATACTTCCTCGTCACCGCCCACCGGCAGGAGAACGTGGACAACCGCACGAGGCTCAAAGAGATCTTGAAAGGGCTCGAAGGGGTGCAGAAGGAGTTCTCCCTGCCGGTCGTCTTCCCCGTCCACCCGCGGACCGAGAAACGGATCAAGGAACTCGGCATCGGCGTCGACGGGCTGAACCTCACCAAACCCTTCGGGTTCCTGGAGTTCCTGCAACTGGAATCGCAGGCGAGACTCGTGCTGACCGATTCCGGCGGGGTCCAGGAAGAGGCCTGCGTTCTCGGCGTCCCCTGCGCTACGATGCGTTACGACACGGAGCGGCCCGAGACGCTGGACGTCGGATCGAACGTCCTGGTCGGTGCCGACTCAAGAAAGATACTCGAAGCGGTTCGTTCCTTAGAATCCTGGAAATGCGGATGGAAGAACCCCTACGGCGATGGAATCGCCGGAAAAATGATTATCATGGTCTGTGCTGCCGCACGGTCCCAATGA
- a CDS encoding nucleotide sugar dehydrogenase codes for MKICVLGLGYIGLPTALLFAAHGADVVGVDVKQSVVDCLNRGSLPFAEPGLEDLYSEAKSRFLVRTEPEAADVFLIAVPTPLDPATKVSNLAYVKSAADMIAPHLRRGNLVVLESTVPPGTSERVVIPRLEKRGVAIGDFFYAHCPERAIPGRTLQEMPGNNRIIGGYDRDSTDRATAIYRTFVRGQIYQTDTRTAEFVKLMENTCRDVNIALANEFAQLAEECGINVWEAITLANKHPRVTVLNPGPGVGGHCIAVDPWFLTENSTRCRMVSTAREINDSMPNYVLHVARGLLAGVRDPTISILGVAYKGNVGDTRESPAFKFIQLAENEGYAVRCHDPYAAEFAHPLMNLPEATAGSDCIVILTDHDCFRGLDPATLQVRNKLVIDARNILDHEKWTDQGFAVRVLGDGSSVQQTVPGDIAAPAGLYSAGAARSIASSSPPSISLLSPNGREGFL; via the coding sequence ATGAAGATCTGTGTACTGGGATTAGGATACATAGGATTGCCAACTGCACTGTTGTTTGCGGCTCACGGAGCGGATGTTGTAGGCGTCGACGTGAAGCAGAGCGTGGTGGATTGCCTGAACCGTGGGAGCCTGCCGTTCGCAGAGCCGGGGCTCGAAGACCTGTATAGCGAGGCTAAAAGCCGGTTCCTCGTCAGAACCGAACCGGAGGCTGCGGACGTCTTCCTGATTGCCGTGCCGACACCCCTGGATCCGGCAACGAAAGTCTCCAACCTCGCCTACGTCAAGAGTGCCGCCGACATGATCGCCCCCCATCTTCGCAGAGGGAACCTGGTCGTCCTCGAATCGACCGTTCCTCCCGGAACCAGCGAACGGGTCGTCATCCCGCGGCTCGAGAAGAGAGGCGTTGCCATCGGGGACTTTTTCTACGCCCACTGTCCCGAGCGGGCGATACCGGGGCGAACCCTGCAGGAGATGCCGGGCAACAACCGCATCATCGGCGGCTACGACCGGGACTCCACCGACCGGGCGACCGCGATCTACCGGACCTTCGTCCGCGGGCAGATATACCAGACCGATACGAGGACGGCGGAGTTCGTCAAGTTGATGGAGAACACCTGCCGCGACGTGAACATCGCGCTCGCAAACGAGTTCGCCCAGCTCGCGGAAGAGTGCGGGATCAATGTCTGGGAGGCCATCACCCTCGCAAACAAGCACCCCCGGGTCACCGTCCTCAACCCCGGCCCGGGTGTCGGGGGGCACTGCATCGCCGTCGATCCCTGGTTCCTGACCGAGAACTCGACCCGGTGCAGGATGGTCTCCACCGCACGGGAGATCAACGACTCCATGCCGAACTACGTGCTGCATGTTGCGCGCGGCCTGCTCGCCGGCGTCCGGGACCCGACGATCAGTATCCTCGGCGTCGCCTACAAGGGCAACGTCGGCGACACCCGGGAGAGCCCGGCGTTCAAGTTCATCCAGCTCGCCGAGAACGAGGGATACGCCGTCCGGTGCCACGACCCGTATGCGGCGGAGTTCGCACACCCTCTCATGAATCTCCCGGAAGCGACCGCAGGGAGTGACTGTATCGTTATCCTTACCGATCACGACTGCTTCCGGGGACTCGATCCGGCAACGCTCCAAGTGAGGAACAAACTCGTCATAGATGCCCGGAACATCCTCGACCACGAGAAGTGGACAGACCAGGGCTTCGCCGTCCGGGTGCTGGGGGACGGTTCATCGGTGCAACAGACGGTTCCGGGAGATATCGCGGCCCCGGCAGGGCTGTATTCCGCAGGCGCCGCACGGTCGATCGCATCCTCATCGCCGCCGTCCATATCCTTGCTCTCTCCGAACGGGCGGGAGGGCTTCCTTTAG